A part of Miscanthus floridulus cultivar M001 chromosome 6, ASM1932011v1, whole genome shotgun sequence genomic DNA contains:
- the LOC136457050 gene encoding leucine-rich repeat receptor protein kinase MSP1-like, with protein MGPHCFFILTLLICFTPSSALAGHNDINTLFKLRDTVTEGKGFLRDWFDSEKAPCSWSGITCVEHTVVEIDLSSVPIYAPFPSCVGLFQSLARLNFSGCGFSGELPDALGNLHSLEQLDLSHNQLTGALPVSLYGLKTLKEMVLDNNFFSGQLSPAIAQLKYLKKLSVSSNSISGAIPPELGSLQNLEFLDLHMNALNGSIPAALGNLSQLLHLDASQNNICGSIFPGITAMTNLVTVDLSSNALVGPLPREIGQLQNAQLLILGHNGFNGSIPEEIGELKLLEVLELPGCKLTGIPWTVGDLRSLRKLDISGNDFDTELPASIGTLGNLTRLSARSAGLTGNIPRQLGNCKKLVLVDFNGNSFSGPIPEELAGLEAIVTLDVQGNNLSGHIPEWIRNWANLRSIYLGQNMFNGPLPVLPLQHLVIFSAETNMLSGSIPGEICQANSLQSLRLHNNNLNGNIMKAFKGCKNLTELNLQGNHLHGEIPHYLSELPLVTVELSQNNFTGRLPEKLWESSTILEITLSYNKLTGPIPESIGRLSSLQRLQIDRNYLEGPIPRSIGALRNLTNLSLWGNRLSGNIPLELFNCRNLVTLDLSSNNLSGHIPSAISHLTFLNSLNLSSNQLSSAIPAEICVGFGSAAHPDSEFVQHHGLLDLSYNRLTGHIPTAIKNCFMITVLNLQGNMLSGTIPPELGELPNVTTIYLSLNTLVGPMLPWSAPLVQLQGLFLSNNHLDGSIPAEIGQILPKIEKLGLSSNALTGTLPESLLCINYLTYLDISNNSLSGQIPFSCPQEKAASSSLILFNGSSNHFSGNLDESISNFTQLSFLDIHNNSLTGSLPFSLSDLSYLNYLDLSSNDFHGPAPCGICNIVGLTFANFSGNHIGMSGLADCVAEGFCTGKGFDRKALNSSGRVRRAAIICVSILTVIIVLVLLVVYLKQKLLRSRPLALVPVSKAKATIEPTSSDELLGKKFREPLSINLATFEHALLRVTADDIQKATENFSKVHIIGDGGFGTVYRAALPEGRRVAIKRLHGGHQFQGDREFLAEMETIGKVKHPNLVPLLGYCVCGDERFLIYEYMENGSLEMWLRNRADAIEALGWPDRLKICIGSARGLSFLHHGFVPHIIHRDMKSSNILLDENFEPRVSDFGLARIISACETHVSTDIAGTFGYIPPEYGQTMKSSTKGDVYSFGVVMLELLTGRPPTGQEEGEGGGNLVGWVRWMMTHGKEDELFDPCLHVSSVWREQMARVLAIAQDCTVDEPWKRPTMLEVVKGLKMAEPIECGPLVVTVTKDM; from the coding sequence ATGGGACCCCATTGTTTCTTCATCTTGACCCTACTGATATGCTTCACCCCCAGCTCTGCTTTGGCTGGACATAATGATATAAATACCTTGTTCAAACTGAGGGACACGGTCACTGAAGGGAAAGGATTTCTCCGTGACTGGTTTGATTCAGAAAAAGCCCCATGCAGTTGGTCAGGTATAACTTGTGTGGAACATACTGTAGTGGAAATAGACTTGTCCTCTGTGCCAATTTATGCCCCATTCCCGTCATGTGTCGGGTTATTCCAATCACTTGCTCGTCTCAACTTTAGTGGTTGTGGGTTTTCTGGTGAGCTTCCAGATGCCTTGGGGAACCTGCACAGTCTTGAACAGCTTGATTTGAGCCATAACCAGCTTACAGGGGCCCTTCCTGTTTCATTGTATGGACTGAAGACATTGAAAGAAATGGTGCTTGACAATAATTTCTTTTCCGGGCAATTGAGCCCCGCTATTGCACAGCTTAAGTACCTCAAGAAGCTTTCTGTATCCTCGAATTCTATCTCTGGCGCCATTCCTCCAGAGTTGGGCAGTCTGCAGAATCTGGAGTTCCTGGACCTTCACATGAACGCACTTAATGGGTCGATACCAGCAGCTTTGGGTAATCTGTCTCAGCTCTTGCACCTTGATGCCAGCCAGAATAATATATGTGGCTCAATATTTCCAGGAATAACTGCAATGACAAACCTAGTTACAGTTGATCTCTCTTCAAATGCTTTGGTGGGGCCACTACCTAGGGAGATTGGTCAGCTACAGAATGCTCAACTGTTAATATTGGGACATAATGGTTTCAATGGAAGCATTCCAGAAGAGATCGGTGAACTAAAGCTGCTGGAAGTGCTTGAGCTCCCTGGATGCAAGCTCACAGGCATCCCTTGGACAGTTGGTGATCTCAGAAGTTTGAGAAAGCTTGATATTTCAGGGAATGATTTCGATACTGAACTCCCGGCATCTATTGGCACGCTGGGAAATCTGACTCGTCTATCTGCAAGGAGTGCTGGGCTTACTGGGAATATTCCGAGACAACTTGGTAACTGCAAGAAGCTTGTACTTGTTGATTTCAATGGCAACTCCTTTTCTGGCCCTATACCTGAAGAACTTGCAGGTTTAGAAGCCATTGTCACATTAGATGTGCAAGGGAACAATCTATCTGGTCACATTCCAGAGTGGATCCGGAATTGGGCGAATCTTCGTTCAATATATCTGGGGCAGAACATGTTCAATGGACCCCTGCCAGTACTGCCATTGCAGCATCTAGTTATTTTTTCTGCAGAAACCAACATGCTATCAGGTTCTATTCCTGGTGAGATTTGTCAGGCCAATTCACTGCAGTCACTCAGGTTGCACAACAACAATCTGAATGGGAATATCATGAAGGCATTTAAAGGGTGCAAGAACCTTACGGAACTTAACCTGCAAGGAAACCATCTTCATGGTGAGATACCACATTACTTGTCTGAGCTACCACTAGTAACAGTTGAGTTGTCCCAAAACAACTTCACAGGAAGGCTGCCAGAGAAATTGTGGGAATCATCAACTATTCTGGAGATCACACTCAGCTACAATAAGCTTACTGGCCCTATACCTGAAAGCATCGGTAGGCTCTCCAGCTTGCAGAGGCTACAGATCGACCGTAACTACTTAGAAGGGCCTATCCCGCGGTCAATCGGCGCTCTAAGGAATCTGACAAATCTCTCTCTATGGGGCAATAGACTGTCTGGGAACATTCCACTTGAGCTCTTCAACTGCAGAAACCTTGTCACCCTGGATCTAAGCTCTAACAATTTGTCTGGCCACATCCCGAGTGCCATATCTCACTTGACATTTCTCAACAGCTTGAATTTGTCTAGTAACCAGCTGTCCAGTGCTATACCTGCTGAGATCTGTGTTGGATTTGGGAGTGCAGCTCACCCTGACTCAGAGTTTGTTCAGCATCATGGCTTGCTTGATCTGTCATACAACAGATTGACTGGCCATATCCCAACAGCGATCAAGAATTGTTTTATGATTACCGTCCTCAACCTCCAAGGAAATATGCTAAGTGGTACCATTCCACCAGAGCTTGGAGAACTGCCAAATGTTACAACCATCTACCTTTCTCTTAACACATTAGTTGGCCCCATGCTTCCTTGGTCTGCACCATTGGTACAACTGCAAGGCCTTTTTCTCTCTAATAACCACTTAGATGGCTCCATTCCTGCTGAGATAGGCCAAATACTTCCCAAAATCGAAAAGCTAGGCTTATCCAGTAATGCACTTACTGGAACACTACCCGAGTCTTTACTCTGCATCAATTACTTAACCTATCTGGATATCAGTAATAACAGCCTCTCTGGACAAATCCCATTCTCTTGTCCTCAAGAAAAAGCAGCATCAAGCTCCCTGATATTGTTCAATGGGAGCAGTAACCATTTCTCAGGGAACCTAGATGAGTCTATTTCAAACTTCACACAACTGTCTTTTCTTGATATCCACAACAACAGCCTCACTGGAAGTTTGCCCTTTTCACTTTCTGATCTCAGTTATTTAAACTATCTTGACCTCTCAAGCAATGACTTCCATGGTCCCGCCCCTTGTGGTATCTGCAATATAGTTGGCCTCACATTTGCCAACTTCTCTGGTAATCACATTGGCATGAGCGGCTTAGCGGATTGTGTTGCAGAAGGCTTTTGTACTGGAAAGGGTTTTGATCGGAAAGCACTTAATTCATCTGGTAGAGTTCGAAGAGCAGCAATCATTTGTGTTAGTATACTCACTGTCATCATTGTCTTAGTTCTTCTGGTGGTTTATCTGAAACAGAAGCTATTGAGAAGCAGACCCTTGGCTCTTGTACCTGTCAGCAAGGCCAAGGCTACCATTGAACcaacctcaagtgatgagctcCTAGGGAAGAAGTTTCGAGAACCCTTGAGTATCAATCTTGCAACATTTGAACATGCACTTCTGAGGGTCACCGCAGATGATATTCAGAAAGCCACGGAGAATTTCAGTAAAGTGCACATTATTGGGGATGGTGGGTTTGGCACTGTCTACAGGGCAGCACTTCCTGAAGGTCGGAGAGTAGCGATCAAGAGGCTTCATGGTGGCCATCAGTTCCAAGGTGATCGTGAATTCCTGGCTGAAATGGAGACAATTGGAAAGGTGAAACATCCTAACCTTGTTCCTCTACTTGGCTACTGTGTATGTGGTGATGAAAGGTTCCTGATATACGAGTACATGGAGAATGGGAGTCTTGAGATGTGGCTCAGGAACCGGGCTGATGCCATCGAAGCACTTGGATGGCCAGACCGTCTGAAGATATGTATTGGTTCTGCCCGCGGGCTTTCATTCCTGCATCATGGCTTTGTGCCCCATATCATCCACCGTGACATGAAGTCAAGCAACATTCTATTGGATGAGAACTTTGAGCCAAGGGTCTCTGATTTTGGCCTTGCAAGGATAATCAGTGCGTGCGAGACCCATGTCAGCACTGACATTGCTGGTACATTTGGCTACATACCTCCAGAGTATGGCCAGACAATGAAGTCCTCTACAAAAGGTGATGTCTACAGCTTCGGTGTTGTCATGCTTGAGCTGCTCACAGGGCGGCCACCTACAGGGCAAGAGGAAGGGGAAGGGGGTGGAAACCTTGTTGGCTGGGTGCGATGGATGATGACACATGGTAAGGAGGATGAGCTGTTTGATCCTTGTTTGCATGTCTCAAGTGTGTGGCGGGAACAGATGGCCCGTGTGCTCGCCATTGCCCAAGACTGCACTGTGGACGAGCCATGGAAGAGGCCAACTATGCTGGAGGTGGTGAAGGGCCTCAAGATGGCCGAACCAATAGAATGTGGACCTCTGGTTGTGACAGTCACTAAGGACATGTAA